Proteins from a genomic interval of Zonotrichia leucophrys gambelii isolate GWCS_2022_RI chromosome 5, RI_Zleu_2.0, whole genome shotgun sequence:
- the CHGA gene encoding chromogranin-A, whose translation MSRPELLAVLLLAVPAVSLPVTNDMNKGDTKVMKCIVEVISDTLSKPNPLPISEECLETLRGDERIISILRHQNLLKELQEIAAQGANERTQQQKKNSGFEDELSEVLESQNNKNKQRDAAGEHPEEEQPTGSLAELAAQKPQQNEDSREEEKSLEEREPRPWDTNPDEKEDQEEAESNDIRDTEDTHRNKVLDNHIGKNFSEDEQQQQGDEEEEPRGSRDSLELEDEREEPSRQGQEHSKEGAGERVEREDDGDEAAEEDPTEAERSLDLAEEDEEAEEMQGGDNNDDELGFGKDVQSSEEEEEEEEEEQPRALRGGRHRLEDEEVQGEEDTFQPRNAKSDEMEEESSKEWEDTKRWNKMDELAKQLTAKKRMEENDSEEDADRSMKKTFRSRKYAFSSPEEDVRRSWKHHSKEDSSEGGFPLAPMPEEKKDEEGSANRRTEDQELESLAAIEAELERVAHKLHELRRG comes from the exons GTGATGAAGTGCATTGTAGAGGTCATCTCTGATACTTTATCTAAGCCAAACCCCCTGCCGATCAGCGAGGAATGCCTAGAAACTCTGCGAGGAG ATGAGCGAATTATTTCTATCCTTCGCCACCAAAACTTACTGAAGGAACTTCAGGAAATTGCTGCACAAG GTGCCAATGAGAGAactcagcagcagaagaaaaatagcGGCTTTGAAGATGAACTTTCCGAAGTCCTTGAAAGTCAGAACAACAAGAACAAGCAGAGAG ATGCTGCAGGGGAGCACCCTGAAGAGGAGCAGCCCACAGGgtccctggctgagctggcagcacagaagCCCCAGCAAAATGAAGACtcaagagaggaggaaaaaagcctgGAAGAGAGGGAACCCAGGCCATGGGATACCAACCCTGATGAGAAAGAGGATCAGGAGGAAGCTGAGAGCAATGACATCAGGGATACAGAGGATACCCATCGAAACAAAGTTTTGGACAACCACATTGGCAAAAATTTCAGTGAGgacgagcagcagcagcaaggagatgaagaggaggagcccagaggctccagggacagcctggagcTTGAGGACGAGAGAGAAGAGCCGTCCAGGCAGGGTCAGGAGCACAgcaaggagggagcaggggagcGTGTGGAGCGGGAGGATGATGGAGATGAAGCTGCAGAGGAGGACCCTACTGAAGCAGAGAGGTCACTCGATTTGGctgaggaggacgaggaggcTGAGGAGATGCAGGGAGGTGACA ATAACGATGatgagctgggatttgggaaagatgtgcagagctctgaagaggaggaggaagaggaggaggaagagcagcccCGGGCACTGAGAGGAGGAAGGCATCGCctggaggatgaggaggtgCAGGGAGAAGAGGACACCTTTCAGCCCAGGAATGCCAAAAGCGATGAGATGGAGGAGGAGTCCTCCAAGGAGTGGGAAGACACCAAGAGGTGGAACAAAATGGATGAGCTGGCCAAGCAGCTGACAGCAAAGAAGCGCATGGAGGAAAATGACAGTGAGGAAGATGCAGACAGGTCCATGAAAAAGACATTTAGGTCCCGCAAGTATGCCTTCAGCAGCCCAGAGGAAGATGTGAGAAGGTCATGGAAGCATCACTCGAAGGAAGACAGCAGTGAAGGAGGCTTTCCACTTGCTCCCATGCCTGAAGAGAAGAAGGATGAGGAAGGCAGCGCTAACAGGAGAACAGAG gaccaggagctggagaGCCTGGCGGCCATCGAGGCGGAGCTGGAGCGCGTCGCCCACAAGCTGCACGAGCTGAGGCGAGGCTGA